Proteins encoded by one window of Bacillus sp. DTU_2020_1000418_1_SI_GHA_SEK_038:
- a CDS encoding LL-diaminopimelate aminotransferase, with protein sequence MKITMAERMNSFQESIFSELAYYKKLKLSEGQEMVDLSVGSPDTPPPAIVTETIAELAKNPNLYGYSMKGTDDFHKAVCTYYDRRFRVSLDPNLEVSLLMGSQDGLVHFPMVLCNPGDYVLVPDPGYTAYETGVSMAGAKLYPMPLKKENQFLPDFSEIPEEISEKAKLMILNFPGNPVPAMGTQAFFEEAIAYAKKYNIVILHDFAYSELYYEEQPISFLSVDGAMEVGIEMNSLSKSFNMAGCRIAYAAGNREIISMLANFKSNVDYGVFFPIQAAAAKALRDESQFLSDLRAIYKNRRDVLVNGLREIGWNVSEPKASMFVWAEVPSSFTSKDFAIELINRANVVVTPGNAFGSWGEGYVRIALVQSEDMLKRAVSNIKQSGILEAVTN encoded by the coding sequence ATGAAAATAACAATGGCAGAGAGAATGAATTCTTTTCAGGAAAGTATCTTTTCTGAATTAGCTTATTATAAGAAATTAAAGCTTTCCGAAGGACAGGAAATGGTTGATTTAAGTGTGGGAAGTCCGGATACACCGCCACCTGCAATTGTGACGGAAACGATTGCTGAGTTAGCGAAGAACCCAAATTTATATGGTTATTCGATGAAAGGGACAGATGATTTTCACAAAGCAGTGTGTACTTATTATGACCGACGCTTTCGTGTATCGCTTGATCCTAATCTAGAGGTTTCGCTTTTAATGGGGTCTCAAGACGGCTTAGTCCATTTTCCAATGGTGCTTTGTAATCCAGGAGACTATGTACTCGTACCCGACCCAGGTTACACTGCATATGAAACTGGGGTGAGTATGGCAGGAGCAAAATTATATCCGATGCCATTAAAAAAGGAAAATCAATTTCTTCCTGATTTTTCTGAAATTCCAGAGGAGATCAGTGAAAAAGCAAAATTAATGATCTTGAATTTTCCAGGAAACCCTGTTCCGGCAATGGGGACGCAAGCTTTCTTTGAAGAGGCCATTGCCTATGCAAAAAAATACAATATCGTTATTTTGCATGATTTTGCCTATTCTGAGCTTTATTATGAAGAGCAGCCAATCAGCTTTTTATCAGTTGACGGGGCAATGGAAGTCGGCATTGAGATGAATTCATTATCAAAAAGCTTTAATATGGCTGGCTGCAGAATTGCCTATGCAGCTGGAAATCGAGAAATTATTTCTATGCTTGCTAATTTTAAATCCAATGTGGATTACGGTGTATTTTTTCCGATCCAAGCTGCGGCTGCAAAGGCATTAAGGGATGAATCTCAGTTCTTAAGTGATCTTCGTGCGATCTATAAGAATAGAAGAGATGTTCTTGTGAACGGCTTACGTGAAATTGGCTGGAATGTAAGTGAGCCTAAAGCATCCATGTTTGTCTGGGCAGAAGTTCCTTCATCCTTTACATCTAAGGACTTTGCTATTGAATTAATCAATCGTGCAAATGTCGTTGTGACTCCTGGAAACGCATTTGGGTCTTGGGGAGAGGGCTATGTGCGAATTGCACTCGTACAATCAGAAGATATGTTAAAGAGAGCAGTAAGCAATATTAAGCAGTCAGGGATATTAGAAGCAGTAACGAATTAG
- a CDS encoding class I SAM-dependent methyltransferase translates to MIITTAGRTNEYMTAYAINIASELESKYVERKKRSVSAIQEIEEGDCIVVGKERLELYPYGEKEPFFFHPNSAMFRIKRIMKGEPDPFIEAASIYSGKTVLDCTLGLASDSIVASFVAGEEGKVTGIEANPFLAYMVNKGLKSWDSEIPIMNEAMNRIEVVNMSSLSYLESLPDNCYDIVYFDPMFEEHILESDGIKALSRFAVYEDITQKLIDEALRVAKDRIVLKDHFRSSRFEKFNFDVIIRKSSKFHFGVIKKLDDQQKGRSI, encoded by the coding sequence ATGATAATTACAACAGCCGGAAGAACAAATGAATATATGACAGCTTACGCAATCAACATAGCAAGCGAACTGGAGAGTAAGTATGTGGAAAGAAAAAAGCGTTCAGTCTCGGCTATTCAAGAGATTGAAGAGGGTGATTGTATCGTAGTTGGGAAGGAAAGGCTTGAACTTTATCCATATGGTGAGAAGGAGCCTTTCTTTTTTCATCCAAATTCAGCCATGTTCCGAATTAAGCGGATAATGAAAGGAGAGCCTGATCCTTTTATTGAGGCAGCGTCCATTTATTCAGGGAAAACAGTTCTCGACTGTACACTAGGACTTGCATCAGATAGTATCGTAGCAAGCTTCGTTGCAGGGGAGGAAGGAAAAGTAACAGGAATAGAAGCAAATCCTTTTTTGGCATATATGGTTAATAAGGGGCTGAAATCTTGGGATTCGGAAATACCGATAATGAACGAAGCTATGAACCGAATAGAGGTTGTGAATATGTCCTCCCTCTCTTATCTTGAAAGTCTTCCTGACAATTGCTATGACATCGTTTATTTCGATCCGATGTTTGAAGAGCATATTCTAGAATCGGATGGCATAAAGGCTTTAAGCCGATTTGCAGTCTATGAGGATATTACACAGAAATTAATAGATGAAGCTCTAAGAGTGGCAAAAGATCGAATAGTGTTGAAGGATCATTTTAGAAGCTCAAGATTCGAAAAGTTTAATTTTGATGTAATAATAAGAAAATCATCCAAGTTTCATTTTGGAGTGATAAAAAAGCTTGATGATCAACAAAAAGGAAGGAGTATTTAA
- a CDS encoding BrxA/BrxB family bacilliredoxin, protein MSMAYEEYMKQMVKPMRQELVQAGFKELLSAEEVEQFIENVEGTTLVVVNSVCGCAAGLARPAATQAVLRTEKRPDHLITVFAGQEKDATAKMREYFEGLEPSSPSMALLKGKEVVHFIHRHDIEDHSMETIMENLLSAFEANC, encoded by the coding sequence ATGTCAATGGCTTATGAAGAATATATGAAGCAAATGGTAAAACCGATGAGACAAGAGCTTGTACAGGCAGGATTCAAAGAATTATTGTCAGCTGAAGAGGTTGAACAATTCATAGAAAATGTTGAAGGAACGACACTTGTCGTAGTCAACTCTGTTTGCGGCTGTGCAGCGGGTCTTGCCCGTCCAGCAGCAACTCAAGCTGTGCTAAGAACGGAGAAAAGGCCTGATCATTTAATAACTGTTTTCGCTGGCCAGGAAAAAGATGCGACTGCAAAAATGAGAGAATACTTTGAAGGCTTAGAGCCATCTTCTCCATCTATGGCTTTATTAAAGGGAAAAGAAGTCGTTCACTTTATTCATCGTCATGATATTGAGGATCATTCCATGGAAACGATTATGGAAAACCTTCTTTCAGCATTTGAAGCCAATTGTTAA
- a CDS encoding conserved virulence factor C family protein encodes MKILSIEPTPSPNTMKVILDEELPMGKSNNYKKEKYEGAPKVIEDILKIDGVKGVYHVADFLAVERNAKFDWKEILPQVRMAFGESAEAENNDGPKTNDHFGEIKVFVQKYKEIPMQVKLTDGTEERRFGLPDLFMKALSGAQSKEDNVVLVRKWVEVGVRYGEFDQVGKEVVEELMAAYPDSRLNLLVEQAKNPEKSNQKLVRNLIKINLKDLEDPDWRTRYQKLEQMDDPELSDLPVLEKALQDEKASIRRLATVYLGMIEDKQVLPLLYKALKDKTVTVRRTAGDCLSDLGFKEAMPEMMEALTDSSKLVRWRAAMFLYEVGDETALPALNAAENDSEFEVSMQIKLAIERIEQGEEAKGSVWKQMTESRKN; translated from the coding sequence GTGAAAATATTATCAATTGAACCAACTCCAAGTCCGAATACGATGAAGGTTATTTTGGATGAAGAGCTGCCAATGGGGAAAAGCAATAATTATAAAAAAGAAAAATATGAAGGCGCGCCAAAAGTGATTGAAGATATCCTGAAGATAGATGGAGTAAAAGGTGTTTATCACGTAGCTGATTTTTTAGCCGTAGAAAGAAATGCTAAATTTGATTGGAAAGAAATACTTCCTCAAGTTAGAATGGCTTTCGGTGAATCTGCGGAAGCGGAAAATAATGATGGACCGAAGACGAATGACCACTTTGGTGAAATCAAAGTATTTGTGCAAAAATATAAAGAGATCCCAATGCAAGTGAAGCTGACAGATGGAACGGAAGAAAGACGCTTTGGATTGCCTGATTTGTTTATGAAGGCCCTTTCGGGAGCACAGTCAAAAGAGGATAATGTTGTATTAGTCCGTAAATGGGTAGAAGTCGGAGTTCGTTACGGCGAATTTGATCAAGTTGGGAAAGAGGTTGTTGAAGAGTTAATGGCAGCCTATCCCGATAGCCGGCTTAACCTGTTAGTTGAGCAAGCTAAAAATCCTGAAAAAAGCAATCAAAAGCTTGTTCGCAATCTAATTAAAATTAATCTTAAAGATTTAGAGGATCCTGATTGGCGCACTCGTTACCAAAAGCTTGAGCAAATGGATGATCCTGAACTTTCTGATTTGCCAGTTTTGGAAAAAGCATTACAGGATGAAAAGGCTTCAATTAGAAGATTAGCAACCGTTTATTTAGGAATGATTGAAGATAAACAAGTCCTTCCGTTGCTCTATAAAGCATTAAAAGACAAAACTGTCACTGTAAGAAGAACAGCAGGTGACTGTCTTTCTGATTTAGGCTTTAAAGAAGCCATGCCTGAAATGATGGAAGCTTTAACGGATAGCAGTAAACTTGTTCGCTGGCGTGCAGCGATGTTCCTTTATGAGGTTGGAGATGAAACGGCTCTCCCTGCACTAAATGCAGCTGAAAATGATTCGGAATTTGAGGTCAGTATGCAAATTAAGCTAGCTATCGAAAGAATTGAGCAAGGAGAAGAAGCGAAGGGTTCTGTTTGGAAGCAAATGACAGAATCGAGAAAGAATTAA
- a CDS encoding ABC-F family ATP-binding cassette domain-containing protein, which yields MKMISVENITKTYGEKELFNDISFTISEKDRVGLIGVNGTGKSSLLKIVAGVDLSDSGEIMAPKDYTISYSEQEPNLDPHMTVLDQVFAGDAPVLVLLREYEQALIQMNREPENQGYQEKLFQLQKRMDALNAWDANTNAKSILTKLGIEDFNKKIGELSGGQKKRVALAQSLIQSPDLLILDEPTNHLDYDSVKWLEEYLGRYQGALLLVTHDRYFLDRVTNRMFELEGGKLYSYKGNYAAFLEAKAIREENEAATIEKQKNLYRRELEWIRRGAKARTTKQKARIQRFESLDNELASVKSSEKLDMSLSGSRLGKQVFELKSASKKYGNQIILDDFDLLVKPGDRIGIIGKNGSGKSTLMNVLAGKIPLDSGEVIIGQTVKIAYYTQESEDMDENKRMIEYLKETAQVVETSDGKTISAAQMLERFLFPSYTHGTPIRKLSGGEKRRLYLLKILMSEPNVLLLDEPTNNLDTQTLTVLEDYLEDFPGVVITVSHDRYFLDKVADQLLILNGNGLIGSFYGNYSEYLEKEAEKSNIQEKSATPVQKEREKPKKKKLSYNEQREWDGIEDTIAGVEARLEEIAEEMANTGSDFEKAQKLMDEEAELNEKLEHLIERWTYLSELVD from the coding sequence ATGAAAATGATTTCAGTTGAAAATATAACTAAAACATACGGTGAAAAGGAGCTTTTTAACGATATCTCATTTACAATTTCGGAAAAAGACAGAGTTGGTTTAATAGGTGTAAATGGGACAGGGAAGTCATCCTTGCTGAAAATTGTAGCAGGAGTGGATTTGTCCGATTCTGGAGAAATTATGGCACCGAAGGATTATACGATCTCTTATTCTGAACAAGAACCTAATTTGGATCCCCATATGACTGTTTTAGATCAAGTTTTTGCAGGGGATGCGCCAGTTCTTGTATTGTTACGGGAATATGAGCAGGCACTAATTCAAATGAACAGAGAACCCGAGAATCAGGGATATCAAGAAAAGCTATTCCAGCTGCAAAAACGAATGGATGCGTTGAATGCTTGGGACGCTAACACAAATGCAAAATCTATTTTAACAAAGCTTGGAATTGAAGATTTTAATAAAAAAATTGGCGAGCTATCTGGCGGACAGAAGAAAAGGGTAGCCCTTGCGCAAAGCTTAATTCAATCACCGGATTTGCTTATTCTCGATGAACCGACAAATCATCTTGATTATGATTCCGTTAAATGGCTAGAGGAATATTTAGGCAGATATCAAGGTGCCTTATTGTTAGTTACCCATGATCGCTATTTTCTCGACCGGGTGACGAACAGAATGTTTGAGCTAGAGGGCGGAAAACTATATAGCTATAAAGGGAATTATGCGGCTTTTTTAGAAGCGAAAGCGATTCGCGAAGAAAATGAGGCTGCAACAATTGAAAAGCAAAAAAATCTTTATAGAAGAGAATTAGAATGGATAAGAAGGGGAGCAAAGGCAAGAACAACGAAGCAAAAGGCGAGAATTCAAAGATTTGAGAGCTTAGATAATGAGCTTGCGTCTGTTAAATCATCCGAAAAGCTCGATATGTCATTAAGCGGCAGCAGACTGGGGAAGCAGGTCTTTGAATTAAAATCTGCTTCTAAGAAATATGGAAATCAAATCATTTTAGATGATTTTGATTTGCTAGTGAAGCCGGGAGATCGGATCGGAATCATCGGAAAAAATGGCTCTGGAAAATCAACGCTTATGAATGTTTTAGCTGGAAAAATCCCATTGGATTCTGGTGAGGTTATTATCGGCCAGACTGTGAAAATCGCTTATTATACACAGGAAAGCGAAGACATGGATGAAAATAAGCGAATGATTGAATATTTAAAGGAAACTGCGCAGGTTGTCGAAACATCGGACGGGAAGACCATCTCCGCGGCACAAATGCTGGAAAGATTTTTATTTCCTTCATATACTCACGGGACACCAATCAGAAAGCTCTCTGGTGGAGAAAAACGCCGGCTTTATTTATTGAAAATATTAATGTCTGAGCCGAATGTATTGCTTCTCGATGAACCGACAAATAATTTGGATACACAAACTTTAACGGTTTTAGAGGATTATCTCGAAGATTTTCCTGGTGTTGTTATTACCGTATCCCATGATCGTTATTTTCTCGACAAAGTAGCTGATCAGCTTCTCATCTTAAATGGGAATGGGCTTATTGGTTCCTTCTATGGGAACTACTCCGAATATCTGGAAAAGGAAGCTGAGAAAAGCAATATTCAAGAAAAATCGGCTACCCCAGTACAGAAGGAAAGGGAAAAACCGAAAAAGAAAAAGCTAAGCTATAATGAGCAAAGAGAATGGGACGGAATTGAAGACACGATTGCTGGGGTTGAAGCCCGATTAGAGGAAATTGCTGAAGAAATGGCTAACACGGGCAGCGATTTTGAAAAAGCTCAAAAGCTGATGGACGAGGAAGCAGAATTAAATGAAAAACTTGAACATTTGATTGAGCGGTGGACTTATCTTTCTGAGCTTGTAGACTAA
- a CDS encoding HD domain-containing protein, with protein MEAVIQKTEHFVRDLLGDDCTGHDWFHIERVRRNALYICEKENIGDRFIIEMAALLHDVPDEKLNSSKEEGERKLFEFLRSLEFEQNMRDQMIEIIGSISFKGGKKTELTSVEAKIVQDADRLDAIGAIGIARTFAFGGKKGQLIYSPDIQVREAMTEEEYRKGKSTSIHHFYEKLLKLKDLMNTETAKEIAEKRHQLMEIYLEEFFNEWNGQS; from the coding sequence ATGGAGGCTGTTATACAAAAAACAGAACACTTTGTAAGAGATCTTCTTGGTGATGACTGTACAGGTCATGATTGGTTTCATATTGAAAGGGTTCGCAGAAATGCTTTATATATATGTGAAAAGGAAAATATTGGTGACCGATTTATTATTGAAATGGCTGCCTTGCTTCATGACGTTCCTGATGAGAAACTAAACTCTTCTAAAGAAGAAGGAGAGAGGAAGCTATTTGAATTTCTTAGATCACTTGAATTTGAACAAAATATGCGAGATCAAATGATTGAGATTATTGGTTCAATTTCTTTTAAAGGCGGAAAAAAAACAGAATTAACAAGTGTTGAAGCTAAAATTGTGCAGGATGCCGACAGATTAGATGCAATTGGCGCAATTGGAATTGCAAGAACCTTTGCCTTCGGTGGGAAAAAGGGTCAGCTAATCTATTCTCCGGATATTCAGGTAAGAGAGGCAATGACAGAAGAGGAATATCGAAAAGGGAAGTCAACGTCCATTCATCATTTTTACGAAAAGCTGTTAAAGCTGAAAGATTTGATGAACACGGAAACAGCAAAGGAAATAGCGGAAAAACGTCATCAATTGATGGAAATCTATCTTGAAGAATTTTTTAATGAATGGAATGGTCAATCATGA
- the cysK gene encoding cysteine synthase A — MKVVKNIAELIGETPLVRLNRLPSKDGAEVYVKLEYFNPSRSVKDRAAYNMIVEAENAGLLKRGATIIEPTSGNTGIGLAMNAAARGYRSVIVMPDSATAERINILKAYGAEVVLTPSDEKMPGAIKKAREIAAFTPNSFVPMQFENEANPNIHRRTTAIEIIKAMEENGKKLAAFIGTSGTGGTITGTGEELKKYDPSITVHVVEPAGSPVLSGGEPGKHKLVGTSPGFVPPILNTSVYDEIFQIKDEEAYETVRKLAALEGILLGPSGGASVFSALKVAERLTPAETVVCIAPDTGERYLSSDLFDF, encoded by the coding sequence ATGAAGGTCGTAAAGAATATAGCCGAATTAATTGGAGAAACCCCGTTAGTTAGATTAAATAGACTGCCTTCCAAAGATGGGGCAGAGGTTTATGTAAAACTCGAGTATTTCAATCCAAGCCGCAGCGTAAAAGACCGGGCAGCTTACAATATGATTGTCGAAGCAGAAAATGCTGGGCTGCTGAAAAGAGGTGCAACCATTATTGAGCCGACTTCAGGAAATACAGGAATCGGTCTTGCGATGAACGCGGCTGCCAGAGGTTATCGGTCGGTTATTGTTATGCCAGACTCAGCGACTGCAGAGAGAATTAATATTCTAAAAGCTTACGGAGCTGAAGTGGTACTTACACCTAGTGATGAAAAAATGCCAGGGGCTATTAAAAAAGCTCGAGAAATTGCCGCTTTCACTCCTAACAGCTTTGTTCCGATGCAGTTTGAAAACGAAGCAAACCCTAATATTCACCGAAGGACAACTGCAATCGAAATCATTAAGGCCATGGAAGAAAACGGGAAGAAGCTGGCAGCGTTTATTGGAACTTCGGGGACGGGTGGAACGATTACAGGTACAGGTGAGGAATTAAAAAAATATGATCCTTCTATAACGGTACATGTTGTAGAGCCCGCGGGGTCTCCAGTATTGTCAGGGGGAGAACCTGGCAAACATAAGCTAGTTGGCACGAGCCCAGGCTTCGTTCCTCCCATTTTAAATACGTCAGTGTACGATGAAATTTTTCAGATAAAAGATGAAGAAGCATATGAAACGGTAAGAAAGCTTGCTGCCCTAGAAGGGATATTACTTGGTCCCTCAGGCGGCGCATCCGTATTTTCAGCCCTTAAGGTTGCAGAAAGATTAACACCAGCAGAAACCGTTGTTTGTATCGCTCCAGATACAGGTGAACGATATTTATCAAGTGACCTCTTTGATTTTTAA
- a CDS encoding ABC transporter ATP-binding protein: MYLTIDNISKSFTNEKNDKIKVLDNIDLKIEKGSFNSIVGPSGCGKSTLLYLIAGLEQADDGEIKMDGKNVNLPGPDRVVVFQEAGLFPWLTVLENVTYGLLLKKIPKKQAEAKALAILKMVHLSRYTDSYPHQLSGGMKQRVAIARALVMEPDILLMDEPFSALDEQTRMVLHKELLDIWRKTKVTILFITHNIREAVLLSEKVIVFATRPGKVKEIITVQSAKDGVMPDSVTLHSEQRILSILEEEIEKVLKEEMGDDYSFKADRLHRDHSGDLGNHI; this comes from the coding sequence ATGTACTTAACAATCGATAACATTAGTAAAAGTTTTACTAATGAAAAGAATGATAAAATCAAAGTTTTAGATAACATAGATTTAAAGATTGAAAAAGGAAGTTTTAATTCGATTGTAGGTCCTTCTGGCTGTGGAAAATCAACATTGCTTTATTTAATTGCAGGGCTGGAACAAGCAGATGATGGTGAAATCAAAATGGATGGAAAAAATGTAAATCTTCCTGGACCGGACAGAGTAGTTGTTTTTCAAGAGGCTGGTTTATTTCCATGGCTGACCGTACTAGAAAACGTAACTTACGGTTTGCTTCTAAAAAAAATCCCGAAAAAACAAGCAGAAGCGAAGGCACTTGCAATATTAAAAATGGTTCATTTGAGCCGCTATACCGATTCCTATCCCCATCAGCTTTCCGGCGGGATGAAGCAAAGAGTTGCTATTGCACGCGCACTCGTGATGGAGCCTGATATATTACTAATGGATGAACCTTTTTCCGCTCTTGATGAACAAACGAGGATGGTCCTTCATAAGGAACTGCTTGACATCTGGCGTAAAACAAAAGTGACGATTCTTTTTATCACTCATAATATTCGCGAAGCTGTATTACTTTCGGAAAAAGTCATCGTGTTTGCCACACGACCGGGAAAAGTAAAAGAAATCATTACGGTTCAGTCGGCTAAAGATGGAGTCATGCCAGACAGTGTAACATTACATTCCGAACAAAGAATCTTATCGATTTTAGAAGAGGAAATAGAAAAAGTGCTGAAGGAGGAAATGGGTGATGACTACAGCTTTAAGGCGGATCGGCTTCATCGCGATCATAGCGGCGATTTGGGAAATCACATCTAG
- a CDS encoding ABC transporter permease, with amino-acid sequence MTTALRRIGFIAIIAAIWEITSRFSGLPAFMFPPLTQIFETLISGIINGQITAAVGVSISRILVGFLIAIILGTTMGYLIWKFKIVEDTLGFLVTALQSIPSIVWFPLAIIWFGLNDFAILFIVTIGATWTMTISATSGFKNVPKLYQRVARTFGSSGFHFIRTVILPASVPQLLSGLRIAWAFSWRALMAGELLGAGGGLGKLLETGRSLGQMDLVISVMIVIAIIGTIMDNIVFVRLERSVQTKWGMN; translated from the coding sequence ATGACTACAGCTTTAAGGCGGATCGGCTTCATCGCGATCATAGCGGCGATTTGGGAAATCACATCTAGATTTTCAGGTCTCCCCGCATTTATGTTTCCACCGCTTACGCAAATTTTCGAAACATTGATTAGCGGAATTATTAATGGTCAAATTACTGCTGCCGTTGGCGTAAGTATCAGCAGAATTTTAGTTGGCTTCTTGATTGCCATTATTTTAGGAACAACAATGGGTTATTTAATCTGGAAGTTTAAAATTGTTGAAGATACACTTGGTTTTTTAGTGACGGCGCTTCAGTCGATCCCAAGCATCGTATGGTTTCCGCTTGCTATTATCTGGTTCGGACTCAATGATTTTGCCATTCTATTCATTGTTACAATTGGTGCAACATGGACAATGACGATCAGTGCGACAAGCGGTTTTAAAAATGTGCCAAAGCTATATCAGCGAGTGGCTAGAACATTTGGATCATCAGGCTTTCATTTTATCCGGACGGTCATCTTGCCTGCCTCTGTTCCTCAGTTACTTTCAGGACTACGAATTGCATGGGCTTTTTCCTGGAGAGCATTAATGGCTGGAGAATTGCTTGGAGCAGGCGGTGGACTTGGAAAACTTTTAGAAACAGGAAGGTCCCTTGGACAAATGGACCTTGTAATATCAGTTATGATTGTGATTGCTATTATTGGAACGATCATGGATAACATTGTATTTGTCCGTCTAGAACGATCGGTGCAGACAAAATGGGGAATGAATTAA
- a CDS encoding ABC transporter substrate-binding protein: MGNELTTKLRIRGWNELKKIIIAVSTFLLIGLLSACTQNGKEANTNSEDQTVKIGYFPNLTHIATIVALENQYFNEEFGENVNIETKTVSNGGLFMEAMTTKAIDVGTVGPGPLLNFYVKNPKFHIISGAVNGGAVLVANEGSGIEKLSDLDGKRVAIPVIGSTQDVMLRKALKEVNLNTTTNGGTVELFAAAPADTATLFVQNSVDAAATQEPWGYFLETQANGKLLLNWDQFAWGKESTNTVVAVTNEFLENKELVQAYLNAHKKAVAFIQDNPEKAQELVIKHIKDLTGKEINKEETAAAFSRLQVTTNVNEQVIQEMADISKEAGYIPSNNIDGLINLSHLQNLGKQ, translated from the coding sequence ATGGGGAATGAATTAACAACTAAATTGAGAATAAGGGGTTGGAATGAGTTGAAGAAAATTATTATTGCTGTAAGCACCTTTTTATTAATAGGTCTACTAAGTGCATGCACACAGAACGGAAAAGAAGCAAATACAAATTCCGAAGATCAGACTGTCAAAATTGGCTACTTCCCTAATTTGACTCATATTGCTACAATCGTTGCTCTTGAAAATCAATACTTTAATGAAGAGTTTGGAGAGAATGTCAATATTGAAACGAAAACAGTAAGCAATGGCGGTTTGTTTATGGAAGCCATGACAACAAAAGCAATCGATGTAGGAACGGTTGGACCTGGTCCTCTTCTTAACTTTTATGTAAAAAACCCTAAATTCCATATTATATCCGGTGCTGTAAATGGCGGAGCAGTGCTTGTAGCCAATGAAGGAAGCGGTATCGAGAAGCTTTCAGACCTTGATGGAAAAAGAGTAGCTATTCCGGTCATTGGAAGTACACAGGATGTCATGTTAAGAAAGGCACTGAAGGAAGTTAACCTGAATACAACAACCAACGGCGGAACAGTTGAACTCTTTGCAGCTGCTCCAGCAGATACAGCTACACTATTCGTCCAAAATTCTGTAGATGCCGCAGCAACTCAAGAACCGTGGGGTTATTTTCTAGAAACGCAGGCAAATGGAAAGCTATTGCTTAACTGGGACCAGTTTGCTTGGGGCAAAGAGTCAACAAATACAGTTGTCGCAGTAACTAACGAATTTTTAGAAAATAAAGAGCTAGTTCAAGCTTATTTAAATGCACATAAAAAAGCGGTTGCGTTTATTCAAGATAACCCAGAAAAAGCACAAGAATTAGTCATCAAGCATATTAAAGATTTAACAGGGAAAGAGATTAATAAGGAAGAAACAGCTGCCGCTTTCAGTAGACTGCAAGTAACGACTAATGTGAACGAACAAGTAATTCAAGAAATGGCCGACATCAGCAAAGAAGCTGGCTATATTCCGAGCAACAATATTGATGGGCTGATAAATTTATCACATCTTCAAAATTTAGGAAAACAATAA
- a CDS encoding DegV family protein: MAKIAWVTDSTAYLEKQLLNHPDVYAIPVTILLDEEEFLEVDLTPAQLYERLKTLKNPPKTSQPSIGAFKDLYEKLGEKYDVIFSVHISSKLSGTASSSEQAAQLVDAKVITIDSKVLTYPLTRIVKKGIELAESGMEPEEIKLRLESLRETNETYVRIGSLEQLHRSGRMSGVQFFLGSMLNIIPIIAIVDGALSTNEKVRSDRKAKDKMIQLLRKSHQQKPIKEAYLLYGLHESEAVKWKDELIVEFPEIAFEPYPLGAAIGVHAGENTLGISWFNGLDFD; this comes from the coding sequence TTGGCTAAAATAGCATGGGTTACAGACAGTACTGCCTATTTAGAAAAGCAGCTGCTTAATCATCCTGATGTTTACGCGATACCGGTTACAATTTTACTAGACGAGGAAGAATTTTTAGAGGTGGATTTAACGCCTGCCCAGTTATATGAACGTTTAAAAACATTAAAAAATCCGCCAAAAACATCACAGCCTTCAATTGGCGCATTTAAAGATTTATATGAAAAGCTTGGTGAAAAGTATGATGTGATTTTCTCTGTTCATATTTCTAGCAAACTGAGCGGAACTGCTTCTTCAAGTGAACAGGCTGCACAGCTTGTTGATGCAAAGGTAATAACAATTGATTCGAAGGTGCTTACTTATCCATTAACCCGTATTGTGAAAAAGGGGATTGAGTTAGCCGAATCAGGTATGGAGCCAGAAGAAATCAAATTACGCTTGGAAAGTTTACGTGAAACAAATGAGACTTATGTACGAATCGGCAGTCTCGAACAGCTTCATAGAAGCGGCAGAATGTCTGGAGTGCAATTTTTTCTTGGAAGTATGCTGAATATTATTCCAATCATTGCAATCGTTGATGGGGCACTTAGCACAAATGAAAAGGTAAGAAGTGACAGAAAAGCGAAGGATAAAATGATTCAGCTTTTAAGAAAATCTCATCAGCAAAAACCAATTAAAGAAGCTTACTTGCTGTATGGATTACACGAATCAGAAGCGGTAAAGTGGAAGGATGAGCTAATTGTAGAGTTCCCTGAAATTGCATTTGAGCCGTATCCACTTGGTGCTGCCATTGGTGTACATGCAGGAGAAAACACGCTTGGTATTAGCTGGTTTAATGGATTAGATTTTGATTAA